The following is a genomic window from Nicotiana tabacum cultivar K326 chromosome 3, ASM71507v2, whole genome shotgun sequence.
tctttcttttcttcactTTCAAAAACACTTTTAAAAATCCTCTTCATGATGTACGGATATACTACAAATGAAAACACTTCTCATGTGTATGATTATTCTAGTGAATACATAAGTCACTTTTCATCATTCTCTTCCCCAACCCCTTTGATCATTCCTTCATCGGAAATCGGTTATAACCAGGTTCGAAATCATCGATCCGCCTCTGATTATAATACTAGTACTGAATGTAGTAGCTATGGTTCTTCTAGTTCAGTCACAAGTTATGGAATGAATGACCATCACATGATTCCAAGAAACATAAGCAGTCACTCACTTGTAAATAACATGGAGGGATTTTGCCCACTTGTTTCTTCCCCACCAAATTTTCTTGACTCAGAAGGTAGCTCCATCAGAAAGGTTTTTAGCACTGGTGATTTGCAGGTAATAATAATTACATCCTTTAGCATAGGTAATAAAATCATATAGTACACTAATATGAAGCGTGACATCAAGCTGTGTTATTTTTAGAAGATTTATACTATCAGTGTAATTTAACTGGTTATCGCATGTTATTACTCAATTTTTCAGGTTCCTTTTGTCTATTATTATAGATCAAATTGATTAGATAACGTAAAAATTCTTCGCACAATGCACAGAACATAAGCAGAATAAAAAGTTTAactatatatgtacattgacaaTTATAAAGAATTTTTACACTAACATTATATTTCATCCTGTTGTAGCATATAGCCTCTATTATATTCTAGGTTACTAATGCATTTTTTATGAGCAAATACTTATACCTCCTCTTTTCAGTATATATGTAAATCTTTTCGCTTTTGAAGATTTATTTTATAAACTTTGACCAACATTTTAAAATACATTTTTTCATTATATTGACATGAGAAAAATTACTATCTTATAGCTAGTACGTACGTTTTGTAAGTTTTTTGATATCTagattttaactttaaaatactAATTTAATCTAATTATATTTAATTAACTTTAATAATCAGTTAAATTGACTCTCAAAAAATAAAGAAGTTCATATAAACTGAAATAAAGAGAGTACTATGTTTTAGTGACCTAATATAGCATAATTAAAGTCGAGGATAAAACTTGTTTGTCATGGCCCGCAATGATCCTACACTAGTGCTGTGGCAAATGGCAGTGTTGCAACATTCTGCCTCAGTGTCTGTCTATATCTTCTTGCCCAAAATCCTGTGTCCACCTACAAACTATACATCATATCACACTAATATGAAGATCACTCGACTTTAGGTCTCAAATTAAGCTTCCTAAAATACATTATTAAGAATTATTCAAGTGTGTGGATAGTACTTTGATTCTTTGTTTATTCAACTAATGCATGTGTAATAGGGAATGCAACAAAATCAGCAGTCAGAAAGTCCCCTATCAAATGAGAGTAACAGCATAATCGAAGGAATGACCAAAGGTTGCAAGTACAGTCCCGAAGAGAAGAAGGAGAGGATTGAGAGATACAAAAACAAGAGAAATCAACGAAATTTTAGCAAGAAGATTATggtaatatattttcttttagggATTCAAAAACCTTAGAGCAACCTTTTCTTTAAGAAAAGATATTTAATAAGAGTGAGTAATAAGACCCACATGAATTAATATTGATGATTCAAAATGGAATTGAGATAGTAAATTAAAGACATGTAAAACACGTACCATGTGAATTGCAAGACTTTTGTTATTCTTTTAGGGTCCACAGGGTTGCTCTCCTAGTTTCCATCTTGACTTTTGCTATGTCCAAAGGCGCGCAGATGTAGCGTTATAATACCAGTTTCATCTTAATTCAATACTTTTGAGGTAGTGTATAAATTTATGGTATAAAAATTCACTAAAGTTGCAACAATTAATAGATCTGAACTCacggagaaattcaaaaatagccagatttacaactggtcattcaaaaatagccaagtttcaaaaataatcgaaatttagccactttacatgtaaagataaatttgagcgaaaacactgttcaaaacccaaaaatctacgccagtatattatactggagttccagcataagtatgcttgaactccagcatattatactgaagttccaggataagtatgctggaactccagcataatatgatgagttccaacataagtacactagaactccagcataatatattggagttccagcaagtataattgtccagtataatatattggagtttggagcaccggtgctccagtctccagtatattatactggagtcagcaaagtataccggtccagtataatatgatggagttcatacacaggtgcaccgaactccagtatattatgctggaccggtctctgttgcagcaaaatagtggctatttttcattgattcCGTAAacctggctatttttgaatgaccagtccgaaaactggctataccgtgctatttttactctgaactcataaatttaaaaaaatataaggtTTCAATGCTAAAAATCTTATAGGTTGAATTCGTAGAGTTTAAATTCCAAATTCACCTATGATTAAGTCTAATATCGAATTTCTTCTTGTCAAATATTTCAGTATGAATGCAGGAAGACTTTGGCAGATAGTAGACCTCGCATTAGAGGAAGATTTGTAAGAAATGACGAAATACTTGAGAAGACATCTCAGATTGAATTTAATGGGGCAGAAGTAGAAGAAGACGAGGATGATGAGAACTGGATTAGATTTCTTGATGCCTTTTCAGCAAACATTTTTCCCTAATCAATTGAAATTAAGGAAACAAAAGGAGTTCCTCAAGTTTAACGTTTGGCAACTCCTTTATTGTACGGTACTTGTTGCCTTCTAGTTTTAATAATGTATGTTCGACGATTCCATTAAGGATCAAGTCCAATTAATTGCACAATGATTAATAACAATTTGAAGCTTATGTTCCCAACTTTTCATTTAGAAGCCCGCAAGGGTTGGCTGATTTAGTTGGGAGATCTAGGATCGATTCCCCTCATTAGTAGCCTCCTCAGTTAGAGCTCGTCACACGTCGGGCATGCCTAGTGCGGTTCTCTTATGCGGTTTGCGAGCTATTATACAGTGAGCAGGTTATCCAGTGCGTACCCTTAACCAGTAATATCCCACGTATAGGATCTggagaggatagtgtgtacgcagacttcaCCCCTACCTGGGAATAAAAaagttgtttccgaaagaccctcgacaCATGTAgatgaaaaagatataagaagTAACTCCATATAATTATGTCAATTTTTACTTGGAAAAAGATTACCTAATAGTGTAGTTTAAAATACACTGATAGTGAAGGAAAAGTTACACTTTCAATTTAcatatttctttttatatttgGCTATCTCCTGATGGGGTCCATCCAAGATTTAATTTGTGTGTTGTCTAATCCGACCTTAAGGATCACAAATTATGCGTGAAACTCAATAGTCCCATGCATTATCCCCTACCACGCAAATATTCACATCCAATATTTGGTATTTCTTGCATGTTCAAGCAAGATCTTTAATGACCCATTATATATATGATTTACCACAAAATCAACCTTCGAAACTCAAAAGAAATTGCTGAGGTGAAATCATGGTTTAAAATTTAAATTCCGGCAAAGACAAAAAAATACTAGGTGCTTTTGTTTCGATCTGCTTAAGCTACGATAAGTAGAGTTACCTGGTAATTGATAAGTGATACACGTATCAATTGAAGATAGCAAGTATCCgataaaataaacgagatgagcacGCACAAGTAATTGGACACCACTGGATTCAAAAAGAAATTGTTGAGGTGACAGATCTTTTTAAGTATTTTAGCCACTAGAGTAACAACTATTTACTGATTCTTATTCTAGTGCTTAGCACTACTCGTCATATAAACGTATAATCATGAATGGAGTTTTGTTGACACTTGAGAGATTTTACCCATCACATATTGTGCAGACAAAGGCATTTAACAACAGAAAACATTTCAAAAGGGAAATTGGTTGCTTCCCTTGATAATCGAGAAATTCCCAAGGGCTTTTGTCCGCAAGAGAAATAATCTAGTAAAAAGAAGATACCTAGACCAATATGTATTTAGTACTTGTAGACTAAGTTGCTCGGAATCGGGTACgaatctagaggtcggatccttcaaTGATAAATTTTAAGATTCAAAGGTACAGTACAGATCCATGTAAGGATATAGGTCGGGGGATTCGACAAAAAATACTTCAAATATCTAGAAATAAAGTTATAAAATTATATCTAAATTATGTGACATTATGTGAAAAACTTATAAGGTATTCTaagaaggagaaaatattgaTCAAAAAATGTATCTGagaaagagatgaaagaaaaatgACTGACATGGAAATTTCTACATACAATGTATTCTACTTTCTTCAATTTCACTCACTTctgttttgatttcaaaatatctGTCCCGAATTTTTCCGGTGATTTTGATCAAAGTACCCAACATCGGTTGACCAGGTCCGGTACGAATCCCACACCCACACCTACCCATACCCACATCATGTTGATACGGGTGCAGCATTGAAGTGAAGAGCCCGAGCAACTTAGCTTGTAGATATTTAATCAGCTTCATCATAACCTAACTTATTTTCCAACGTGATGTGCACGAGCCGTGAATCTTATGCTAAAAATCTATTTCAAAAAATCAGGGCATGTATATAAGGAGCAAACATCAAACCTAGCAAAACAATTGCAAAAATCTAGTGCTTAAATTAAGAGAAACTAAGAGAGTGTCTGATTCTGAGCTGATAAAGGCTCACAACAAAGCcaattcttttttctatttttggttGGTTTATTTTGACAAACGAGAAATTCCCAAGGGCAAGCTACCGCACGGTTCCAAACTCGGTCAATAATGGATTCGCCCATCtatccttctccacttaaatactagACTTTTGTCCATGCAAGGTTCAAAACTCATGACATGCGCGTAACACACATCATGTTCTGCACTCTCACCACTGAACCAAAGCATTGACAAGTCCATAGATGTGGACACCCGAACACTTTGCAGCTGTAGCACTATCTTTTAGAATAGGGATAAATTTAAACACTAGCCTAAAACAGAAACATCTGCGTAAATCAGCCAAAATAATCTATCTAACAATGGACAATAAAAATGGAAATTACCTAAGGTAGAGAGCACCATACAGGAGACAAAAAGTagacttgggggggggggggaaggggaTAAAGGGCAGAGGTCCAGTTTGTTGTTTGGAAGCATATATAAGAATTCCTACGGCGCTTATATGCACAAACCTCATAAAATATGATGTTGCTTGGAGGTGGCAAAATGCATAAACAGAAGAGAAAAATGTTAGAACCTTCAAAACCAAACACCTATAACTTTTGCACTTGCCAAAAAAATTTCCCTCTTAAAAGTTACATCCTCCAAAACCATAAACAACCAagataggaaaaagaaaaaagaaggggaaaaaggaatagataacaaagaaataaagacGATTGACAAGGTCAAATGTCAAACATAAGTATTGGAAGCTACTGCTAGAGGGATCAGCCTCATCTAAATGGTAGGCAATTGAGAGGGAATAGGGAAAAGCAACAATATAAAAAGACACCATAGACAGGAGGAAAATGCTTTCTTCAACTGCCTAATATAAACTTAATCAAACTGATCACATGTAACTGCATCACCAATAATCTTACACTTGTCAATTGACATAAATATACAATCAGACAAACCTCACAAAGTCGTAAACTGATTCAACCTCTGAGCCTTCCACTTGGAAGCCCTATGACTCAGCAAGCGTTTGAAAGGAAACAAAGAAGGTCGATAAGATGTCCTACGTTTCATATTCCCTGCAATAGATTGATGGAAGTGTTAACCATATGTTTTTCACCTGAAGTAGAAGATGCTCAAAAGATAGTATATCTGAAGCACAGACCAGAAAAAGACAATTATTGCTTATTGAATTCAAACAAACACAAGTGGTAACCAAGTACTTGAAGGAAAAGAGACTATGCAGAGCTATCAATTTTGAAAGTCCTGAACCATCCCTCTCCAAACATCAATCCAATCATAAGGAGAAATGAATTTGGAGAATCAACTTACGACCATGGTAAGGAATCAAATGCTAATAGTGACCAGTAAGCACCAACATGCTTGGGTTGATCAAATGATAGATATTGCTGACTCAACAGATAATGATGCTAGGAAGAACAATACTTTTGCAACTGAGATCAGGAAGATAACGATGGTGCATCTGAAGGCTATATCAGTCAACAGATCTCTTAGACAGAAGATGATAGTTAATACATTTCAACCACTTCAAATCTTTCTCCCATTTCATTTTCACTAGGTTAGTGTTTATCAGGACTAAAATAAAAACTACTTAAttgataatcattttctcaattaAAATCTAAAATTTGTTTTGACAAATAGTTAATCTGTgttgaaaacaaatgaaaaacagGCCGATTTAACCCTTAGGAACCAAAGTCGGACAAACAAACTGGAAAGAGTATTGAATTtcaatacaattatttggtattcataaaataattgatTTATACCTGACAGAGATCCACCCATGATCTGATAACTTAGTCCAATATTATTGCCGGTGTGCTTCTGCTCTCCCTCTGAAACATCTTTGACTGGCAGATTGTCCACAACCAAATTCtcattatcaacttccattgaaTTATTAAGCTCATTGTTGTACGATCCATCAGCTAAGGCAGCAGAATGATATCTCATCTCCCTAGATTGCTCTTTCTCTGTTGATTTGTTATTAAGTTGTGCCTCAAGCGAGACACCACCAAATGCACCATTTTGATCACGGAAATCTGTGTGGAAGATGTTGAAGGTCCCAAGCTGTTGACCGGGTGAACCAGTGGAAGTTCCATCCTTTGAGAGGGTGAAACTATCTGCTAAGGAAGAATCAACAGAGAGGGTGACTTCAGTATCTCTTCTGCAAGTGTAGTTTGCTGCACTCTCTGGTAAGACAGCATACAATTCACCACAAGCAGAACAAGTTCCAAGTTGCAAATCATGCACTTTGTTCTCAGAAGAGGTATCTTGCATGTTTAAGttatttgtaattttcatttcgTCATTTTCAATCATACTATTTTCCTTGACTTCAATATCTTTTCTACAGGCACGAATTGTCGCACTATCTGACAAAAGAATGTATCCTTCACCACTAGCTGTAGAAGTTCCTGTTTGCAAATCATGAATTTTGGTCCCAGATGTATCTTCTATGTCTAACTTCTCTGTACATTTCATATCCTCATCAATCCTatcactttccttttctttttccaaattaTGAGCATCATTTAGAGGAGCAATGAACAAACATGGCACCTTAACTTCTTCAGAGCCAGAGGCCTGATGGATTTTCTGCAGATCATCTCCTACAGGTGAACATTCTTCAGGTGGaaaattgacaccacctgttcgTTCTGATATCCCAGAAGTCGGAAGAGCCATCTCATCCTCCTTAACACCAGCCAATTCAGCAATAGTATCCAGAGGCTCCTGCCCCAGCTCTGTCGTAGATATTAAATCTTTAATCTGGAGTCCATGTGAAGGCAGGTTATTCACAACAGAACTAAAATCAATGCGTTTCACATTTTTTGATACATTGCTCGAGACTGAGAAAGATTTCTTGATGTCGTCTAACAGCAAATCGCCCTCACCACTGGAGATAGGATTCCAAATGAGCCAATCATCAAATTCAGGTTTCTTGGCACCCGAAGTTATTAGTTCAACCTTAATTGCTTCCTTGTGATAACACTTTTTTCTTAATGCATTAGTTAAAACAGTTCTGCCAAGGAATAGAAAACTTCAACATTCATCGAGCAAGAGTGTGAATAATAAAAAATGAAGTTTCTGTAAGTTACCTACAATTTTTGGAAAGCGCTGCTTTAGCATGTTCCAGTTGGAGCCCAAGCAAAGATGCTAAATTTGCTACATCATACGGCCCTCTAAGTTCCGTTACAGAAGGAGCAGCACTTGAGAAAAGAAGATTCTTTCCTCGAGTCCAATCTACCAGCAGCTGGAGATTTAGCAATTAGATCAGAGTTGATTCAAGACACTGACGTCAGAAAAAAAAATCGTAACTCCTAAATTAGaatgaatatttttttatttaaatttgggAAAACCTTTCCAGAATGTCTGACTAGTTTCACCTTACCCTAGAAAGAGTGCCTGGAGGAGCAGTGGTGTCTGCTAAGATGCTTCGCGGTGCCTGTTTCATAATATGAAAGAGCAAGAACTTCTACCTTGCTACTGAATCTTGAGGTTTATGATCTGCTATAAGATGTCTAGTTTCATTTAACAGTATTTTCCTACATTTTGCTTCCTTCTATGATTTACTGGCATTCAATGACTTTGCTATATGCTTAATTTGTAAATATGCAATGTGCTCCCTACATCATTTCCAATTTTTGGACCCTAGCCAGGTTAGCAGAATCATTTTGTGCTGGTATTATTTTCAAATCCATGAAAGTGCAAGATAGGATGAAGTCAATGTGTATTGTGAGTATAGCATCTAAAATCCTAAGAAACATAGCCTCGTAAAAGTCTAAGATGCATGCCAACTGCCTTCAGATCCAACCAAATCCGATAAAGATTTCCAGAAAAGGCAATGCTGCCCAAAGGGATTTATATTTCAAGGTACAAGACTTCCAATTTTTATCAAGCGAAATTTCTAGCTAATAAAGGTATAATTACATATGTGGTAAGTTACATGAGGTGGAAAATATAAATTTGAGTCAACTACTCATCAAACAGGATGAAATAGAAGAAATGATGCAACCCATCAAAACTCTGAAGCAGTGATGCAACCCATCAAAACTCAGGAAATGTTCAGAAGCgacttcaaatttggcatatgcaaTTTCTATATGGAATCTGTGTAAAAGAACCTATAAAAGCTAATTTatctttttaaaaaacaaataaagaC
Proteins encoded in this region:
- the LOC107814818 gene encoding uncharacterized protein LOC107814818 isoform X2, yielding MMYGYTTNENTSHVYDYSSEYISHFSSFSSPTPLIIPSSEIGYNQVRNHRSASDYNTSTECSSYGSSSSVTSYGMNDHHMIPRNISSHSLVNNMEGFCPLVSSPPNFLDSEGSSIRKVFSTGDLQQSESPLSNESNSIIEGMTKGCKYSPEEKKERIERYKNKRNQRNFSKKIMYECRKTLADSRPRIRGRFVRNDEILEKTSQIEFNGAEVEEDEDDENWIRFLDAFSANIFP
- the LOC107814819 gene encoding uncharacterized protein LOC107814819, translating into MGFFDLNIPYYESDRNITNKTALKATRLKLTIKAMELGYTGIAYNRTIKGVMSESDRCSIPLFPVSSIIKLAPSLASSVEFRRKLLKVPVSSPFRQYTRLTVMVDGSAQASALNSGNPILKTYDVVAVRPLNQLAFEQACQVSEVDIIAIDFSEKLPFRLKQSMVKAAIQRGVYFEITYSSLILDSQMRRQMISNAKLLVDWTRGKNLLFSSAAPSVTELRGPYDVANLASLLGLQLEHAKAALSKNCRTVLTNALRKKCYHKEAIKVELITSGAKKPEFDDWLIWNPISSGEGDLLLDDIKKSFSVSSNVSKNVKRIDFSSVVNNLPSHGLQIKDLISTTELGQEPLDTIAELAGVKEDEMALPTSGISERTGGVNFPPEECSPVGDDLQKIHQASGSEEVKVPCLFIAPLNDAHNLEKEKESDRIDEDMKCTEKLDIEDTSGTKIHDLQTGTSTASGEGYILLSDSATIRACRKDIEVKENSMIENDEMKITNNLNMQDTSSENKVHDLQLGTCSACGELYAVLPESAANYTCRRDTEVTLSVDSSLADSFTLSKDGTSTGSPGQQLGTFNIFHTDFRDQNGAFGGVSLEAQLNNKSTEKEQSREMRYHSAALADGSYNNELNNSMEVDNENLVVDNLPVKDVSEGEQKHTGNNIGLSYQIMGGSLSGNMKRRTSYRPSLFPFKRLLSHRASKWKAQRLNQFTTL
- the LOC107814818 gene encoding uncharacterized protein LOC107814818 isoform X1, encoding MMYGYTTNENTSHVYDYSSEYISHFSSFSSPTPLIIPSSEIGYNQVRNHRSASDYNTSTECSSYGSSSSVTSYGMNDHHMIPRNISSHSLVNNMEGFCPLVSSPPNFLDSEGSSIRKVFSTGDLQGMQQNQQSESPLSNESNSIIEGMTKGCKYSPEEKKERIERYKNKRNQRNFSKKIMYECRKTLADSRPRIRGRFVRNDEILEKTSQIEFNGAEVEEDEDDENWIRFLDAFSANIFP
- the LOC107814818 gene encoding uncharacterized protein LOC107814818 isoform X3 codes for the protein MMYGYTTNENTSHVYDYSSEYISHFSSFSSPTPLIIPSSEIGYNQVRNHRSASDYNTSTECSSYGSSSSVTSYGMNDHHMIPRNISSHSLVNNMEGFCPLVSSPPNFLDSEGSSIRKVFSTGDLQSESPLSNESNSIIEGMTKGCKYSPEEKKERIERYKNKRNQRNFSKKIMYECRKTLADSRPRIRGRFVRNDEILEKTSQIEFNGAEVEEDEDDENWIRFLDAFSANIFP